Genomic DNA from Triticum aestivum cultivar Chinese Spring unplaced genomic scaffold, IWGSC CS RefSeq v2.1 scaffold14244, whole genome shotgun sequence:
AGGCCAAGCAGCCAAGAAGAAGTGTAAAGAACGAGAGTTGTTGAAACTAGCATATTGGAAGATTAATCGGCCAAAATAACCATGAGCAGCCACAATATTATAAGTTTCTTCCTCTTGACCAAATTTGTAACCCTCATTAGCAGATTCATTTTCAGTAGTTTCCCTGACCAAACTAGAGGTTACCAAGGAACCATGCATAGCACTGAATAGGGAACCGCCGAATACACCAGCTACACCTAACATGTGGAATGGATGCATAAGGATGTTGTGCTCTGCCTGGAATACAATCATAAAGTTGAAAGTACCAGAGATTCCTAAAGGCATACCATCAGAAAAGCTTCCTTGACCAATAGGGTAAATCAAGAAAACAGCAGTAGCAGCTGCAACAGGAGCTGAATATGCAACAACA
This window encodes:
- the LOC123178958 gene encoding photosystem II protein D1-like, whose amino-acid sequence is GASHIPTSVAIGLHFYPIWEAASVDEWLYNGGPYELIVLHFLLGVACYMGREWELSFRLGMRPWIVVAYSAPVAAATAVFLIYPIGQGSFSDGMPLGISGTFNFMIVFQAEHNILMHPFHMLGVAGVFGGSLFSAMHGSLVTSSLVRETTENESANEGYKFGQEEETYNIVAAHGYFGRLIFQYASFNNSRSLHFFLAA